In the genome of Telluria beijingensis, one region contains:
- a CDS encoding anti-sigma factor, with product MNIRDNPALCDKLAAEYVLGTLKGGARRRFETLLRDDAALRRTTAEWQDRLMPMAEFSASAEPRRQVWQAIERRLGLARGYAAWQFWRSESLTFWRSLSLASIALALVLVGVITSPLLDRPQVDYLATLTDDKARTALLLTGDSRRQVFTVRLVGSAPVASDKSLQLWAVPKAGAPRSLGVLPGEGVIELALTDAALGDDVAVLAVSLEPRGGSPSPDGPTGPILYKGNWVRML from the coding sequence ATGAATATCCGCGACAACCCCGCCCTGTGCGACAAGCTGGCCGCCGAATACGTGCTCGGTACGCTCAAGGGCGGCGCACGGCGCCGCTTCGAAACCCTGCTGCGCGACGACGCGGCCCTGCGCCGCACGACCGCCGAGTGGCAGGACCGGCTCATGCCGATGGCCGAATTCTCGGCCAGCGCCGAACCGCGGCGCCAGGTCTGGCAGGCGATCGAACGCCGCCTGGGCCTGGCGCGCGGGTATGCGGCCTGGCAGTTCTGGCGCAGTGAGTCGCTCACCTTCTGGCGTTCGCTCAGCCTGGCGTCGATCGCGCTGGCGCTGGTGCTGGTGGGCGTGATCACTTCGCCGCTGCTCGACCGGCCGCAAGTCGACTACCTGGCCACCCTCACCGACGACAAGGCGCGCACTGCCCTGCTGCTGACCGGCGACAGCCGGCGCCAGGTGTTCACCGTGCGCCTGGTCGGCAGTGCCCCGGTGGCCAGCGACAAGTCACTGCAGTTATGGGCGGTGCCCAAGGCAGGCGCGCCACGTTCGCTGGGCGTCCTTCCGGGCGAAGGCGTGATCGAACTGGCCCTGACCGATGCAGCGCTCGGCGACGATGTCGCCGTGCTGGCGGTATCGCTCGAGCCGCGGGGCGGCTCGCCAAGCCCGGATGGGCCGACCGGACCGATCCTCTACAAGGGCAACTGGGTGCGCATGCTGTAG
- a CDS encoding sigma-70 family RNA polymerase sigma factor has product MSIQAISSTHVSTRNAVPDSLTPDPEQLRAWLNAVAQRNATAFRALYDATSPKLFGFALRILGKRELAEEALQDGYIAIWNGASTYQSHLAAPMTWMTTIVRNKALDLLRRHGGEADIDGRVFDSAIMDALQDPRANPIDALLVSRDARALAYCMSTLEGLHRQVVGLAFFHDLSHSEVAQQMAIPIGTVKTWIRRSLERLKACLAKGERA; this is encoded by the coding sequence ATGTCAATACAAGCAATTTCGTCAACGCATGTATCGACAAGGAATGCAGTGCCAGACTCTCTCACCCCCGATCCCGAACAGCTGCGCGCATGGTTGAATGCCGTAGCGCAACGCAACGCGACCGCATTTCGCGCCCTGTACGACGCCACGTCGCCGAAACTGTTTGGCTTTGCACTGCGTATATTGGGTAAACGCGAACTGGCCGAGGAGGCGCTGCAAGATGGATACATCGCGATCTGGAACGGCGCCAGCACCTACCAGAGCCACCTGGCGGCGCCCATGACCTGGATGACGACCATCGTGCGCAACAAGGCGCTCGACCTGCTGCGGCGTCATGGTGGCGAGGCCGACATCGATGGCCGGGTGTTCGATAGCGCAATCATGGACGCACTGCAGGATCCACGCGCGAACCCGATCGACGCGCTGCTCGTCAGCCGTGATGCCAGGGCGCTGGCCTATTGCATGTCCACGCTCGAAGGGCTGCACCGGCAAGTGGTTGGCCTGGCCTTTTTCCATGACCTGTCGCACAGCGAAGTGGCGCAGCAGATGGCGATCCCGATCGGCACCGTCAAGACCTGGATCCGGCGCAGCCTGGAACGCTTGAAGGCCTGTCTTGCCAAGGGCGAGCGCGCATGA
- a CDS encoding ferritin-like domain-containing protein: MTDTNVTLALLESRKQKLEKRRSFFKNVGGISVGMVGGTFLSACGGSVKDAIAQAAQPTDIDILNFALNLEYLEAQFYSYAALGIGLPANMLTGAGTQGAVTGGRQVQFKDPLVAQYAKEIAQDEIAHVAFLRGALGGAAVAQPALDIGGTDPNGAFSSAARAAGLVGPGVAFDPYASDENFLLGAFIFEDVGVTAYKGASPLIQNKTFLEAAAGILAAEAYHAGLVRTVLYSKGLGTPSLRTAATAISNARDSLDGSSDVDQGIVHATDSTVSNIVPLDKDGIAFSRTPGDVLNIVYLTRESVTMGGFFPRGANGVLNMSSAYS, encoded by the coding sequence ATGACAGACACGAATGTGACCTTGGCACTGCTTGAATCCCGCAAGCAGAAACTTGAAAAGCGCCGTTCCTTCTTCAAGAACGTGGGCGGTATCAGCGTCGGCATGGTCGGCGGCACCTTCCTGAGCGCCTGCGGCGGCTCGGTCAAGGACGCCATTGCCCAGGCCGCGCAGCCGACCGACATCGATATCCTCAATTTCGCGCTGAACCTGGAATATCTGGAAGCGCAGTTCTATTCCTATGCGGCGCTCGGGATCGGTTTGCCAGCCAATATGTTGACCGGCGCCGGCACCCAGGGCGCGGTCACCGGCGGCCGCCAGGTGCAATTCAAGGATCCCCTGGTGGCCCAATATGCGAAAGAGATCGCCCAGGACGAAATCGCCCACGTGGCTTTCCTGCGTGGGGCGCTCGGTGGGGCGGCGGTGGCGCAGCCGGCGCTCGATATCGGCGGCACCGATCCGAATGGCGCATTCTCGAGCGCGGCGCGGGCGGCCGGCCTGGTTGGGCCGGGCGTCGCCTTCGATCCGTATGCCAGCGATGAAAACTTCCTGTTGGGCGCCTTCATATTCGAGGACGTCGGGGTGACTGCCTATAAAGGCGCTTCGCCACTCATCCAGAACAAGACTTTCCTTGAAGCTGCAGCAGGGATCCTGGCCGCGGAGGCATATCACGCCGGCCTGGTACGCACGGTGCTGTATTCGAAAGGCTTGGGCACGCCATCCTTGCGCACCGCTGCGACCGCGATTTCGAATGCGCGCGATAGCCTGGACGGATCGTCCGATGTCGACCAGGGGATTGTGCATGCCACCGACAGCACGGTGTCGAATATCGTGCCGCTGGATAAGGATGGCATCGCGTTCAGCCGCACGCCAGGCGATGTGCTCAATATCGTGTACCTGACCAGGGAGTCGGTCACGATGGGTGGATTTTTCCCGCGCGGGGCGAATGGCGTGTTGAATATGAGTTCGGCCTATTCCTGA
- a CDS encoding ABC transporter substrate-binding protein — translation MRLTRRNLLGAAVAAAIAPTTAFAAKPLTIGFSQVGAESEWRTANTASIKDAARKAGVNLKFADAQQRQENQVKAIRSFIAQRVDIIAFSPVVESGWDTVLREAKRANIPVILTDRAVKVSDQSLYVTLLGSDFVEEGRRAARWLVEHAKKNPTRAYNIVELQGTVGSAPAIDRKAGFAEVMKSEPRLKIIRSQTGDFTRAKGKEVMEAFLKSEGKNITVLYAHNDDMAIGAIQAIEEAGFKPGKDILVVSIDGVRGAFEAMLQGKLNVTVECNPLLGPQLMEAAKAVKAGKPVPKRIVVNEGVFPAEIAAKEFPNRKY, via the coding sequence ATGAGACTCACCCGCAGGAACCTCCTGGGCGCCGCCGTGGCCGCCGCAATCGCGCCGACCACCGCCTTCGCCGCCAAGCCCCTCACCATCGGCTTCTCGCAGGTCGGCGCCGAAAGCGAATGGCGCACCGCGAACACCGCATCGATCAAGGACGCCGCCAGGAAGGCCGGCGTCAACCTCAAGTTCGCCGACGCCCAGCAGCGCCAGGAAAACCAGGTCAAGGCGATCCGTTCCTTCATCGCCCAGCGGGTCGACATCATCGCCTTCTCGCCGGTCGTCGAATCGGGCTGGGATACCGTGCTGCGCGAAGCCAAGCGCGCCAATATCCCGGTGATCCTGACCGACCGCGCCGTGAAAGTCAGCGACCAGTCGCTGTACGTCACCCTGCTGGGATCGGACTTCGTGGAAGAAGGCCGCCGCGCCGCGCGCTGGCTGGTGGAGCATGCGAAGAAGAACCCGACCCGCGCCTATAACATCGTCGAGCTGCAGGGCACCGTGGGCTCGGCCCCGGCCATCGACCGCAAGGCCGGTTTCGCCGAAGTGATGAAGAGCGAGCCACGCCTGAAGATCATCCGTTCCCAGACCGGCGACTTCACCCGCGCCAAGGGCAAGGAGGTGATGGAAGCCTTCCTGAAATCCGAAGGCAAGAACATCACCGTGCTGTACGCGCACAACGACGATATGGCGATCGGCGCGATCCAGGCGATCGAGGAAGCCGGCTTCAAGCCGGGCAAGGACATCCTGGTGGTGTCGATCGATGGCGTGCGCGGCGCGTTCGAGGCCATGTTGCAGGGCAAGCTGAACGTGACCGTCGAGTGCAATCCGCTGCTCGGTCCTCAGCTGATGGAAGCGGCGAAGGCGGTCAAGGCTGGCAAGCCGGTCCCGAAACGCATCGTGGTGAACGAAGGTGTCTTCCCGGCCGAAATCGCAGCCAAGGAATTCCCGAACCGTAAATACTGA
- a CDS encoding sugar ABC transporter ATP-binding protein, with protein sequence MLASTTAMPVLEVTGIHKLFPGVKALSDAGLRLFPGEVHTLMGQNGAGKSTLIKVLTGVYQPERGSIVLGGEQIAPRSTQHAQELGISTVYQEVNLCPNLSVAENIFIGRYPRRFGMIDWRTMRRDAAELLARLQVNIDVAQPLASYPLAIQQMVAIARALNISAKVLILDEPTSSLDEAEVQLLFSVLRGLREQGMAILFVTHFLEQTYAISDRITVMRNGEREGEYLCAELSRLALVNKMIGVAADTAEQAPTCMEQGMEAGPTFLQTRQLARRGALAPLDLEVKQGELLGLAGLLGSGRTETARLLFGADKADNGAIEIDGRAKTFATPRDAIQQGIGFCSEDRKHEGAILDLSVRENLILALQARQGILRAIPLRRQQELADHYVKQLGIKTANIETPIGTLSGGNQQKVLLARWLATEPKLMILDEPTRGIDVRAKQEIMDYVTTLCRKGMAILFISSELPEVLRVSDRIVVMRDRKACGEYRRGELDDSSVLHVIAGEGCQ encoded by the coding sequence ATGCTCGCCTCGACCACGGCAATGCCGGTCCTGGAAGTGACCGGCATCCACAAGCTATTCCCCGGCGTGAAAGCCTTGTCCGACGCGGGCCTGCGCCTGTTTCCGGGCGAAGTGCACACGCTGATGGGCCAGAACGGCGCCGGCAAATCCACGCTGATCAAGGTGCTGACCGGCGTCTACCAGCCCGAGCGCGGCAGTATCGTGCTCGGCGGCGAGCAGATCGCCCCGCGCTCGACCCAGCACGCCCAGGAACTCGGCATCAGCACCGTGTACCAGGAAGTGAACCTGTGCCCGAACCTGTCGGTCGCCGAAAACATCTTCATCGGCCGCTACCCGCGCCGCTTCGGCATGATCGACTGGCGCACGATGCGCCGCGACGCCGCCGAGCTGCTGGCGCGTTTGCAGGTGAATATCGACGTCGCCCAGCCGCTGGCCAGTTATCCTCTGGCGATCCAGCAGATGGTGGCGATCGCGCGCGCGCTGAACATTTCAGCCAAGGTGCTGATCCTCGACGAACCGACCTCCAGCCTCGACGAGGCCGAGGTGCAGCTGCTGTTCTCGGTGCTGCGCGGCTTGCGCGAGCAGGGCATGGCGATCCTGTTCGTCACCCACTTCCTCGAGCAGACTTATGCGATCTCGGACCGCATCACGGTGATGCGCAACGGCGAGCGCGAAGGCGAGTACCTGTGCGCCGAGCTGTCGCGCCTGGCCCTGGTGAACAAGATGATCGGCGTCGCCGCCGATACTGCGGAGCAGGCGCCGACCTGCATGGAACAGGGCATGGAAGCCGGCCCGACCTTCCTGCAGACCAGACAACTCGCCCGCCGCGGCGCTCTGGCCCCGCTCGACCTGGAAGTGAAGCAGGGCGAACTGCTGGGCCTTGCCGGCCTGCTGGGTTCAGGCCGCACCGAGACCGCGCGCCTGCTGTTCGGCGCCGACAAGGCCGACAACGGCGCGATCGAGATCGACGGCCGCGCAAAGACCTTCGCCACGCCGCGTGACGCCATCCAGCAAGGCATCGGCTTCTGCTCCGAAGACCGCAAGCACGAAGGCGCGATCCTGGACCTGTCGGTGCGCGAGAACCTGATCCTGGCGCTGCAGGCGCGCCAGGGCATCCTGCGCGCGATCCCGCTGCGCCGCCAGCAGGAACTGGCCGACCATTATGTGAAACAACTGGGGATCAAGACGGCGAATATCGAAACGCCGATCGGCACGCTCTCGGGCGGCAACCAGCAAAAAGTGCTGCTGGCGCGCTGGCTGGCCACCGAGCCAAAGCTGATGATCCTCGACGAACCCACGCGCGGCATCGACGTGCGCGCCAAGCAGGAAATCATGGATTACGTCACCACGCTGTGCCGCAAGGGCATGGCCATCCTGTTCATCTCGTCCGAACTGCCCGAGGTGCTGCGCGTGAGCGACCGCATCGTCGTCATGCGCGACCGCAAGGCCTGCGGCGAATACCGCCGCGGTGAGCTCGACGACAGCTCGGTGCTGCACGTGATCGCCGGGGAGGGCTGCCAATGA
- a CDS encoding ABC transporter permease, translated as MTVAKLTAGTQDSFVSKVLSHHLFRPLAALGVLLLIDFLLIPGFFRLEIKDGHLYGALVDIVNRAAPLMLAAIGMTLVIATRGIDISVGAVVALSGTVASMLIGGTMVIQDGVPVYVAETPMLIAMAAALGAALLCGLWNGALVAGLGLQPIVATLILMVAGRGLAQLLTDGQIVTVYYQPFFFLGSGYLFGLPFALFVVAAVFGVTALLLRHTALGLFIQAVGINPVAARLAGIRTAALIVFVYVFAAACAGMAGLMISSNVKSADANNAGLMLELDAILAVTLGGTSLAGGKFSLAGSIIGALIIQTLTYTIYSLGVPPEINMVVKSVVVFLVCISQSDQFKNLWKRRAA; from the coding sequence ATGACGGTCGCCAAGCTCACGGCGGGAACCCAGGATTCATTCGTCTCGAAAGTCCTGTCCCACCACCTGTTCCGCCCCCTGGCCGCGCTGGGCGTGCTGCTGCTGATCGACTTCCTCCTGATTCCCGGCTTCTTCCGCCTCGAGATCAAGGACGGCCACCTGTATGGCGCCCTGGTCGACATCGTCAACCGCGCCGCGCCCCTGATGCTGGCCGCGATCGGCATGACCCTGGTGATCGCCACCCGCGGTATCGACATCTCGGTCGGCGCGGTGGTGGCGCTGTCCGGCACCGTGGCCTCGATGCTCATCGGCGGCACGATGGTGATCCAGGACGGCGTGCCGGTCTACGTGGCCGAGACGCCGATGCTGATCGCGATGGCCGCCGCGTTAGGGGCTGCGCTGCTGTGCGGCCTGTGGAATGGCGCGCTGGTGGCTGGCCTCGGCCTGCAGCCGATCGTCGCCACCCTGATCCTGATGGTGGCCGGCCGCGGCCTGGCCCAGTTGCTCACCGATGGCCAGATCGTCACCGTCTACTACCAGCCGTTCTTCTTCCTCGGCAGCGGCTACCTGTTCGGCCTGCCGTTCGCGCTGTTCGTGGTGGCGGCGGTATTCGGCGTCACGGCGCTGCTGCTGCGCCATACCGCGCTCGGCCTGTTCATCCAGGCGGTGGGCATCAATCCGGTGGCCGCGCGCCTGGCCGGCATCCGCACCGCGGCCCTGATCGTGTTCGTCTACGTGTTCGCCGCCGCCTGCGCCGGCATGGCGGGCCTCATGATCAGCTCCAACGTGAAAAGCGCCGACGCCAACAACGCCGGCCTGATGCTCGAACTCGATGCGATCCTGGCCGTGACGCTGGGCGGCACTTCGCTGGCCGGCGGCAAGTTCAGCCTGGCCGGCTCCATCATCGGGGCGCTGATCATCCAGACGCTCACCTACACCATCTATTCGCTGGGCGTGCCGCCCGAGATCAATATGGTCGTCAAGTCGGTCGTCGTGTTCCTGGTCTGTATCTCGCAGTCCGACCAGTTCAAGAATCTGTGGAAGCGGAGGGCGGCATGA
- the yjfF gene encoding galactofuranose ABC transporter, permease protein YjfF, which produces MIALVHHARRLSKAPSFTSMVTVVLLAAMLLIGGALYEGFLSLQVMLNLLIDNAFLLVIAIGMGFVILSGGIDLSVGAVLALSTMIAAWLLQVAHWPPLAVIAVVLLMGAAFGGGMGAIIHYFRLQPFIVTLAGMFLARGLCYLISIESITIEDPLFVAMSQTQIPFFGGFLSPGALIALGMLAFAVWLAHYSGFGRAVYAVGGNEQSAAMMGLSVGRTKVAVYALSGFCASLAGLLFAFYMLSGYGLHAQGTELDAIAAVVIGGTLLTGGYGYIAGALSGVLVLGTIQTLIAFDGTLSSWWTRIVIGGLLFVFCVVQRVMSFKSK; this is translated from the coding sequence ATGATTGCGCTCGTTCATCACGCACGCAGGCTCTCGAAAGCGCCGTCGTTCACCTCGATGGTCACGGTGGTCCTGCTTGCCGCCATGCTGCTGATCGGCGGCGCGCTGTACGAGGGCTTCCTGTCGCTGCAGGTGATGCTCAACCTCCTGATCGACAACGCCTTTTTGCTGGTGATCGCGATCGGCATGGGCTTCGTGATCCTGTCCGGCGGGATCGATTTATCCGTCGGCGCCGTGCTGGCGCTGTCGACCATGATCGCGGCCTGGCTGCTGCAGGTCGCCCACTGGCCGCCGCTGGCGGTGATCGCTGTCGTGCTGCTGATGGGCGCGGCGTTCGGCGGGGGCATGGGCGCGATCATCCATTACTTCCGCCTGCAGCCCTTCATCGTCACGCTGGCCGGCATGTTCCTGGCGCGCGGCCTGTGCTACCTGATCAGCATCGAGTCGATCACGATCGAGGATCCGCTGTTCGTGGCCATGTCGCAGACGCAGATCCCGTTCTTCGGCGGCTTCCTGTCGCCCGGCGCCCTGATCGCGCTCGGCATGCTGGCCTTCGCCGTCTGGCTGGCCCACTACAGCGGCTTCGGGCGCGCGGTGTATGCGGTGGGCGGCAACGAACAGTCGGCGGCCATGATGGGCTTGTCGGTCGGGCGCACCAAGGTCGCCGTGTATGCCCTGAGCGGCTTCTGTGCGTCGCTGGCCGGGCTGCTGTTCGCGTTCTACATGCTGTCCGGCTACGGCCTGCATGCGCAGGGCACGGAACTCGACGCCATCGCCGCCGTCGTCATCGGCGGCACGCTGCTCACCGGCGGCTACGGCTATATCGCCGGTGCGTTGTCGGGCGTGCTGGTGCTGGGCACGATCCAGACCCTGATCGCCTTCGACGGCACCCTCAGCTCGTGGTGGACCCGCATCGTGATCGGCGGCCTGCTGTTCGTGTTCTGCGTGGTGCAGCGCGTAATGTCGTTCAAATCAAAATAA
- a CDS encoding glycoside hydrolase family 43 protein yields the protein MFKQIILAAALCAATLAQASNPIVKDIFTADPAALVDNGRVYLYVGKDDAPVGGKDYLMNEWRVYSSCDMKKWTDHGSPLRYSTFKWAGRDAWASDIIKRDGKYYFYSTVDHATIPGKAIGVAVSNSPTGPFVDALGKALVTNDMTKETKILWDDIDPAVFIDDDGQAYLYWGNTVMKYAKLKPNMIELDGPIHTVGLENFVEAAYMHKHKGTYYLTYSRHFPEETVYMTGPTVTGPWTMGGVIMEKNTNVKTIHQAIVQFNNKSYIFYHNGKLPTGGEYRRSVAVEELRYGPDGAILPIPQTAEGPAANPAPGCK from the coding sequence ATGTTCAAGCAAATCATCCTCGCCGCCGCCCTGTGCGCCGCAACGTTAGCGCAAGCGAGCAACCCGATCGTCAAGGACATCTTCACCGCCGACCCGGCGGCGCTGGTAGACAACGGCCGCGTCTACCTCTACGTCGGCAAGGACGACGCCCCGGTCGGCGGCAAGGACTATCTGATGAACGAGTGGCGCGTGTATTCGAGCTGCGACATGAAGAAGTGGACCGATCACGGTTCGCCGCTGCGCTACTCCACCTTCAAATGGGCCGGGCGCGACGCCTGGGCCTCGGACATCATCAAGCGCGACGGTAAATACTACTTCTACTCGACGGTCGACCATGCGACCATCCCCGGCAAGGCGATTGGCGTGGCGGTGTCGAACAGCCCGACCGGCCCCTTCGTCGACGCCCTCGGCAAGGCCCTGGTCACGAACGACATGACCAAGGAAACCAAGATCCTGTGGGACGACATCGATCCCGCCGTGTTCATCGACGACGACGGCCAGGCCTATCTGTACTGGGGCAACACGGTGATGAAGTACGCCAAGCTCAAGCCGAACATGATCGAACTGGATGGCCCGATCCACACCGTCGGCCTCGAGAACTTCGTCGAGGCGGCCTATATGCACAAGCACAAGGGCACCTATTACCTGACCTATTCGCGCCACTTCCCGGAAGAGACGGTGTACATGACCGGCCCCACCGTGACCGGTCCATGGACGATGGGCGGGGTAATCATGGAAAAGAATACCAACGTCAAGACCATCCACCAGGCCATCGTCCAGTTCAATAACAAGTCTTATATCTTCTACCACAACGGCAAGCTGCCGACCGGCGGCGAATACCGCCGCTCGGTCGCGGTAGAAGAATTGCGCTATGGCCCGGACGGCGCCATCCTGCCGATCCCGCAAACGGCCGAAGGCCCGGCCGCCAATCCTGCGCCAGGCTGCAAGTGA
- a CDS encoding LysR family transcriptional regulator, giving the protein MDTTNPNWFLKARLKTRQLLLLIALDDYRNIHRAAEELHMTQPAASKQVKDLEEMLDVRLFERLPRGMEPTIYGETMIRHARMALTSLALAHDDIVALKAGLAGQVEVGVIMAPAMALLPRAIARIKEQAPLLRIGVQLESSNVLLDKLKHGTLDFMIGRILEKEDSTGLIYEELTEEPACAVVRPGHPLLERRDLTLADIAERPWILPSPGSILRHRFDMMFLRAGLQPPVNVVDTTALLLVTALLQQTDALHVMPLEVAQYYASLNVMSILPIELPCKMDAFGIIRQQDHLLSPGADLLLKAVRAAAAEIY; this is encoded by the coding sequence ATGGATACGACAAACCCGAACTGGTTCCTGAAGGCGCGCCTCAAGACGCGCCAACTGCTGCTCCTGATCGCGCTGGACGATTACCGCAACATCCACCGCGCGGCCGAAGAGCTGCACATGACGCAGCCGGCGGCATCGAAGCAGGTCAAGGACCTGGAAGAGATGCTCGACGTGCGCCTGTTCGAGCGCCTGCCGCGCGGGATGGAACCGACCATCTACGGCGAGACGATGATCCGCCACGCGCGCATGGCGCTCACCAGCCTGGCGCTGGCGCACGACGACATCGTGGCGCTCAAGGCCGGGCTGGCGGGGCAGGTCGAGGTGGGCGTGATCATGGCGCCGGCGATGGCGCTGCTGCCGCGCGCGATCGCCCGCATCAAGGAACAGGCGCCGCTGCTGCGCATCGGCGTGCAGCTCGAGTCGAGCAATGTTTTGCTCGACAAGCTCAAGCACGGCACGCTCGACTTCATGATCGGCCGCATCCTCGAGAAGGAAGACTCTACCGGCCTGATCTACGAAGAGCTGACCGAGGAGCCGGCCTGCGCGGTCGTGCGTCCCGGCCACCCGCTGCTGGAGCGGCGCGACCTGACGCTGGCGGACATCGCCGAGCGGCCGTGGATCCTGCCGTCGCCGGGCAGCATCCTGCGCCACCGCTTCGACATGATGTTCCTGCGCGCCGGCCTGCAGCCGCCGGTCAACGTGGTCGACACCACGGCCTTGCTGCTGGTGACGGCGCTGCTGCAGCAGACCGATGCCCTGCACGTCATGCCGCTGGAGGTGGCGCAATACTATGCCTCGCTGAACGTGATGAGCATCCTGCCGATCGAGCTGCCATGCAAGATGGATGCCTTCGGCATCATCCGCCAGCAAGACCACCTGCTGTCGCCGGGCGCCGACCTGCTGTTGAAAGCGGTGCGCGCCGCCGCGGCCGAGATCTATTGA